The Natronosporangium hydrolyticum nucleotide sequence TCCACACATCCGGCCAGCAGCAGCGCGGCCGCCGCCACGACGGCCGGAACCAGGCGGGGCGTACGCATACCAGGGGCCCTCTCTCGCTTCGTGTCCCCGGCACAATATCCCGGGCGGCGCCACAAACGAACCCCCGACCGGCCTTGACCGCTGGTCGTACAGTGCCCTCGTGGACCTGTCGACGGCCGCCACCCGGGATGCAGCCGAGGTGCTGGACCGCGCGCTCGCTGGCGAGGCGGACGCGGTAGCCGGCACCTTCCACTCTGTGGTCGCCAAAGGCGGCGTGACCTCGGCGTACGACGTGGCCTGGTGCCTGGCACAGACTACGGTCGGCGACCAGCTCGCGCGCGGGCCGTGGCGGCTGGAGTTCCCCGACATCGACCAGGCACCCTACGAAGCCCGCTGGGTGGCGCGGTTTCTGAGCGCCTACGCCAACGGCGACCCCGGCACCGGCACCGCGCTGTGTCGAGCGGCACAGTCCGACGGGCACCTCACCGACTGCCTGCTCACCCTCGCCGGCTCCGCGGCGGCGACCCTCCGGCGAAGGTTCACGTGACTTCCCCGACCGGCCGGACGTCTCCGACCGGCCTGACACGGCGCTGGGGCCGGCCGGCCGGTGACCCCGGCGACCGCTTCGCCGGCCGGCGTCGGTCCACCTTGCGCCTCGATGGTGAAATGTGAGCGTGATTGAGTCGGCTGGTCAGCTTGTGGTGACGGTGAACGGGGAGCGGCACGCGTTCGGACCCGGCGTCCCGGTGGTACTCGGCCGCAGCCCCGGCTGCCAGGTGGTGATCGCCGACAGTCGGGTTTCGCGGCGACATCTGGAGATCAGCCGGCAACCGCACGGCTGGCTGGTGCGCGACCTCGGCAGCGCGAACGGCACCTTCTACGACGGCCAGCGGTGGGGCGGTGGTCCGGTGTCGGAGCCCACCGAGATCCGGCTGGGCCACGTCACCGACGGCCCGCTGGTGGAGCTGAGCGTCGCCAGCGCCCCGATCGCGGCACCGCCGCCGGCGACGCCAGCAGCGGCGGCGCCAGGTGTGGCTTCGCCGTCCCCGGCGACGGTGCCGCCACCACCGACCCCGCCGGGCGTGCCGTCACCGCCACCGACCCCGAGCCCGGTGCCACCGCCACCAGAAGTGTCCTCACCTGCGCCGGCCAGCAGCCCGGTGCCGCCACCTCCGCCGGATGTGCCGTCACCGCCACCGACCCCGAGCCCGGTGCCGCCGCCCCCACCACTGTCCCGGCCGATCACGATCGGCCGCGACAAGGAAAACGACATCGTCCTCACCGATCTGCTGGTCTCCCGCCGGCACGCCCGCCTGGAGCCGACCCCGTACGGCTTCCAGGTGCAAGACCTGGGCAGCAGCAACCGGACCTTCGTCAACGGGGTTCCGATCACCAGCGCACCGCTGCAGGCCGGCGACCTGCTCACGATCGGCCGGACCCGGTTCGTCCAGCAGGGTGGCCAGCTGCGGGAGGTCACCGACGAGCCGGCGGCCGGGCTGACGGTCAACGGGATCAGCTACACGCTGCCCAACGGCACCACCCTGACCGACAACGTCAGCTTGCAGGTCAACGGCGCCCGGCTGGTGGCGCTGCTCGGCCCCTCCGGTGCCGGCAAGTCGACGCTGTTCCGGCTGCTCTGCGGCGAGCTGGAGCCGACCGGCGGCAACGTGCTCTACCAGAACGTCGACGTGCACACCCATTACGCCGAGGTCAAGAGCCGGATCGGGATCGTCCCCCAGCACACCATCGCCCATCAGCGGCTCACCGCCCAGGAGGCGCTCCAGTACGCCGCCCAGCTGCGGCTTTCCGGCGACACCAGCGCCGCCGAGCGGGACCGCCGGGTGCAGCAGGTCGTCTCCGAGCTGGGCCTGAGCAAGCACGCCGGCACCCGGGTGGACCGGCTCTCCGGCGGGCAGCAGCGCCGGTTGTCGATCGGGTTCGAGCTGCTGACCCGGACCTCGCTGCTGATGCTGGATGAGCCGACCTCCGGGCTCGACCCGGCGTTGGCCTTCGACGTGATGAAGTTGCTGCGCCGGCTCGCCGACGAGGGGCGGCAGGTGTTGGTGACCACCCACGACACCGCCCACCTCAACCTCTGCGACTCGGTGGTGATCATGGGTGCCGGCGGCAAGCTGGCCTACGTCGGGCCGCCCGACGGCATCGCCGCCCACTTCGGGACCGACCAGTGGCCGGAGATTTTCTCCCGGCTGGCGATCGCACCCGCCGGCCCGTCCGGCGGCGCCACCGCTGCCGGCAAGCGGGCCCGGGCTGGCCAGCCACGGCCCCGGCAGGCCGCCACCCGCCCCGCCGGAAAGCTGGTCCGGCGGCAATTCGGGGTGCTGTTCCGGCGGCAGGTGCGGCTCCTGTTCGCCGACCGCGGCTACCTCGCGTTCCTGGCCGCGATGCCGGTCGCGCTGGCAGTGCTGGCGTTGGCGGTGCCCGGCGGCAACGGGCTCGGTGATCCGTTCCCGGATCCCAGCTCGGAGGCGATGCGATTACTTGTGGTGCTGATCGTCGGCGCGACGTTCACCGGGATGGCCGCCTCGGTCCGGGATCTGGTCGGGGAACGCCCGATCTTCCGACATGAGCGGGCGGCCGGGCTGACCCCGGAGGCGTACCTGCGGTCGAAGCTCGCGTTCTTCGCCACCGTGGCGATCGCCCAGTCGGTGCTATTGGTGGGATGTGTCCGGCTGATCCGTCCCGGGCCGGACACGGCGCTGCTGCTGGGCTCGGGCACCCTGGAGGTGATCATTGCGGTCTCCGCCACCGCGGTCGCCTGCACCATCATGGGGTTGCTCGTCTCGGCGCTCACCACCACCGTGGAGCAGACGACGCCGCCGCTGGTGGTGGCGGTGATGGCGCAGCTGGTGCTCTGCGGTGGGGTGATCCCGGTGACCGGCCGGGCGGTGCTGGAGCAGGCGTCGTGGTTGGCGCCGGCCCGCTGGGGCTACGCCAGTGCGGCCGCCACTACCGACCTCCGCCGGGTGTCGCTCGGCACTCCGGACGACGTGCTGTGGTCACACCATCCGGCGGCGTGGCTCGGCGGCATCGCAGCGATGATCGGGATCTCGATCGTCTTCGCGCTGCTCACCCGGCGACTACTGCGCCGGCGGTGACCACCCATCGGGTAATCGTCCGGATGGCGGGCGACCGGGCAAAGATTGGGTGGTCTGACCCATTGCTAGCACGGCGTAACCAGCCGATCCTCAGATGTGAAGGATATGACGCCGATCCGTGAGGGGAGCGCAGGTGACCGCGGTATTCAATGCGTGGCCGCTCGGCGCGGCCGGCGGTCCGGGCCAGCCGGTGGAGCCGGGCCAGCCGGTGGACCCGCCGGCAGAGCTCGGCGGTGACGACCCGGAGCCGCTCCCCGAGGGGTACGAGCCGATCTAGGCGGTCAACCTTCCCGCAGATGTCCGGGCCTTCGACACCACCCCCGCTGTCGAAGGCCCGGATTTTCCTCCGACGGAGACTTTGCCTG carries:
- a CDS encoding FHA domain-containing protein; translation: MSVIESAGQLVVTVNGERHAFGPGVPVVLGRSPGCQVVIADSRVSRRHLEISRQPHGWLVRDLGSANGTFYDGQRWGGGPVSEPTEIRLGHVTDGPLVELSVASAPIAAPPPATPAAAAPGVASPSPATVPPPPTPPGVPSPPPTPSPVPPPPEVSSPAPASSPVPPPPPDVPSPPPTPSPVPPPPPLSRPITIGRDKENDIVLTDLLVSRRHARLEPTPYGFQVQDLGSSNRTFVNGVPITSAPLQAGDLLTIGRTRFVQQGGQLREVTDEPAAGLTVNGISYTLPNGTTLTDNVSLQVNGARLVALLGPSGAGKSTLFRLLCGELEPTGGNVLYQNVDVHTHYAEVKSRIGIVPQHTIAHQRLTAQEALQYAAQLRLSGDTSAAERDRRVQQVVSELGLSKHAGTRVDRLSGGQQRRLSIGFELLTRTSLLMLDEPTSGLDPALAFDVMKLLRRLADEGRQVLVTTHDTAHLNLCDSVVIMGAGGKLAYVGPPDGIAAHFGTDQWPEIFSRLAIAPAGPSGGATAAGKRARAGQPRPRQAATRPAGKLVRRQFGVLFRRQVRLLFADRGYLAFLAAMPVALAVLALAVPGGNGLGDPFPDPSSEAMRLLVVLIVGATFTGMAASVRDLVGERPIFRHERAAGLTPEAYLRSKLAFFATVAIAQSVLLVGCVRLIRPGPDTALLLGSGTLEVIIAVSATAVACTIMGLLVSALTTTVEQTTPPLVVAVMAQLVLCGGVIPVTGRAVLEQASWLAPARWGYASAAATTDLRRVSLGTPDDVLWSHHPAAWLGGIAAMIGISIVFALLTRRLLRRR